One segment of Parvularcula sp. IMCC14364 DNA contains the following:
- the aceB gene encoding malate synthase A has product MQKGGFEFTGEWREGDEYILSDGALEFLKELVDQFAGRRAQLLQARRDWYKKIDAGQLPDFRPDTKAIREGDWKVGALPTPLLDRRTEITGPVDRKMVINALNADVKVFMADFEDALSPTWRNVVEGQQNLHDAIRRTIDYTDPRSGKHYALSDDPAILLARVRGLHLDEKHIRRDGLNVPGGLVDFGLYFYHNWQALIDLGHGPFFYVPKLEHAEEARWWNDVFVYAQERVGLPVGTIKATMLIETLPAVFEMNEILFELKEHAAALNCGRWDYIFSYIKTLKSHPDRMLPDRTDVNMSQPFLDAYSRLLVKTCHQRGALAMGGMSAFIPSKSEEDNKVVFEKVRADKQKEADNGHDGSWVAHPGLAAIVNEVYGKAFEDGKTNQRHILREGDAPIVADNLLAPSEGNYTDEGLRDNIRVALQYIEAWLQGAGAVAIYGLMEDAATAEISRASIWQWIRNGAKLTNGETMTADYFRKAMAEEIEVIKGEVGAERWENGRFPEAIELFENLCLQDGFAEFLTLGAYEKL; this is encoded by the coding sequence ATGCAAAAAGGCGGATTTGAATTTACCGGTGAATGGCGTGAGGGCGATGAATATATCCTGAGCGACGGGGCGCTTGAGTTTCTGAAAGAGCTGGTGGACCAGTTTGCCGGTCGCCGCGCGCAGTTGCTGCAGGCACGGCGCGACTGGTACAAAAAAATTGATGCGGGCCAGTTACCGGATTTCCGTCCTGACACCAAAGCCATTCGCGAAGGTGACTGGAAAGTTGGCGCGCTACCAACGCCATTGCTCGATCGTCGCACCGAGATTACTGGGCCTGTTGATCGCAAGATGGTCATCAATGCCCTCAATGCGGACGTGAAAGTTTTCATGGCTGACTTTGAAGATGCCCTGTCGCCAACATGGCGGAACGTGGTGGAGGGGCAGCAAAACCTCCATGATGCGATCCGTCGCACGATTGATTATACAGACCCGAGAAGCGGCAAACACTATGCGTTGAGTGATGATCCGGCGATCCTGCTGGCGCGGGTGCGCGGGCTGCATCTTGATGAGAAGCATATCAGGCGTGATGGGTTGAATGTGCCCGGTGGCCTCGTGGATTTCGGTCTTTATTTCTATCACAACTGGCAGGCGCTGATTGATCTTGGGCATGGGCCTTTCTTCTATGTGCCGAAACTGGAACACGCCGAAGAGGCCCGTTGGTGGAATGATGTGTTTGTTTACGCGCAGGAGCGCGTGGGCCTGCCTGTTGGTACGATCAAGGCAACGATGCTGATCGAGACACTGCCAGCCGTTTTCGAGATGAACGAAATCCTCTTTGAGCTGAAGGAACACGCCGCTGCCCTGAATTGTGGCCGTTGGGATTATATTTTCAGCTATATCAAGACTCTGAAAAGTCACCCGGACCGGATGTTACCGGATCGGACGGATGTGAATATGAGCCAGCCTTTCCTGGATGCCTATTCACGGCTGCTGGTCAAAACCTGCCACCAGCGCGGGGCGCTGGCGATGGGCGGCATGTCGGCCTTCATCCCGAGCAAGTCGGAAGAAGATAACAAGGTTGTCTTTGAAAAGGTGCGTGCTGACAAACAGAAGGAAGCGGACAATGGCCATGACGGTTCCTGGGTCGCGCATCCAGGGCTGGCTGCCATTGTGAACGAAGTATATGGCAAGGCGTTTGAGGACGGTAAAACCAATCAGCGTCACATCCTGCGCGAGGGCGATGCACCTATTGTAGCTGACAATCTGCTGGCTCCGTCAGAAGGGAATTACACAGATGAAGGCTTGCGCGACAATATTCGCGTTGCTCTGCAATATATCGAAGCATGGTTGCAGGGTGCCGGTGCTGTGGCAATCTATGGGCTGATGGAAGATGCAGCCACGGCTGAAATTTCGCGTGCCTCCATCTGGCAGTGGATTCGCAATGGCGCAAAACTGACCAATGGTGAAACCATGACTGCTGATTATTTCCGCAAGGCCATGGCGGAAGAGATTGAAGTCATCAAGGGCGAAGTTGGTGCTGAGCGCTGGGAGAATGGCCGCTTTCCGGAAGCGATTGAACTGTTTGAAAATCTCTGCCTGCAGGACGGGTTCGCAGAATTCCTGACCCTTGGCGCTTACGAGAAACTGTAA
- a CDS encoding bifunctional 2-polyprenyl-6-hydroxyphenol methylase/3-demethylubiquinol 3-O-methyltransferase UbiG: MSSDHSNGYDTIAAEFIDIRSTVGTDIVTKWADTLPPKSTVVDIGAGSGMPLTSILIKKGLSVFAIDASPRMVTAFRQQFPTIEIACEPAEQSRFFGRHFDAALAIGLIFLLPEDRQTVLLRHICSVLNPGGRLLFSAPHQTCTWKDMLTGQISSSLGRDAYSAILSDADMILLGTHEDEGGNNYYDAQKKL, translated from the coding sequence ATGTCGTCAGATCACTCAAACGGGTATGACACTATCGCGGCTGAATTTATTGACATACGGTCCACCGTTGGCACTGACATTGTCACGAAATGGGCTGACACTCTTCCGCCAAAAAGCACGGTCGTGGATATCGGTGCCGGATCGGGCATGCCGCTGACCTCTATCCTGATCAAAAAGGGCCTGAGCGTTTTCGCCATTGATGCATCGCCCAGAATGGTGACTGCCTTCCGGCAACAATTCCCGACTATAGAGATCGCCTGCGAGCCCGCAGAACAGAGCCGGTTTTTCGGGCGGCACTTCGACGCTGCGCTGGCAATCGGGCTGATCTTCCTGTTGCCAGAAGACAGGCAAACTGTCTTGCTTCGCCATATCTGCAGTGTACTGAATCCCGGTGGACGGCTCCTGTTTTCCGCGCCGCACCAGACTTGTACCTGGAAGGATATGCTGACCGGACAAATATCCAGCTCACTGGGGCGCGACGCCTATTCAGCTATTTTGAGTGACGCTGACATGATCCTGCTTGGGACGCACGAGGATGAAGGCGGCAACAATTATTATGACGCACAGAAAAAACTCTGA